The Paramisgurnus dabryanus chromosome 6, PD_genome_1.1, whole genome shotgun sequence genome has a window encoding:
- the tmem236 gene encoding transmembrane protein 236 — protein sequence MCTDSLKIHTAKMPSGNIIKLILYEVLQFACLCIPVFVVMERFGSLIRLVKSSNTAYWLVVAASVAYVASVTLFVWVPLKYLTLKTQRFSEVTNWKPVTLVYVVLSTLPCFAIIISSSKVQVDAGIYYDSFTELPVSLVLFCLICVDIVERIRPLRLTGQENALGSEFEMRGPVLTHLQQVTSVSAQLQANGGDGDTSGRSPVGNGSPSGRWGNADMSSISRSSSAAYLYSSHYRSGPFRFIWIQDPRHNVCVASFMFWFDTVEMVRVAGIYSVYYSAWVFPIYILAYLSILRVVITPNSPLLASLSVLSQDLPFLVVRICLVVIFGYVTPVLYILKNILVTVSFVYFVLMTKLKWLNRGSMF from the exons ATGTGTACAGATTCACTGAAGATTCATACCGCCAAAATGCCTTCTGGAAATATCATCAAACTCATTCTGTATGAGGTGCTGCAGTTTGCGTGTCTCTGTATCCCTGTGTTCGTAGTCATGGAGCGTTTTGGCTCTCTCATTCGATTGGTTAAGTCCAGTAACACGGCATACTGGCTGGTGGTGGCGGCCTCTGTGGCTTATGTGGCGTCTGTAACCCTGTTTGTCTGGGTGCCTTTAAAGTACTTGACCCTGAAGACACAACGATTCTCAGAAGTGACCAACTG GAAGCCTGTTACACTTGTATATGTGGTGCTTAGCACTTTACCATGCTTCGCTATCATCATATCCAGCTCCAAG GTTCAGGTTGATGCAGGGATTTATTATGACAGCTTCACTGAGCTTCCTGTCTCATTGGTCCTCTTCTGCCTCATTTGTGTGGACATAGTGGAGCGAATTCGCCCTCTTCGTCTGACAGGACAGG aaaatgcatTAGGGTCGGAGTTTGAGATGCGGGGGCCGGTGCTGACTCACTTGCAGCAGGTAACATCAGTCTCTGCACAGCTGCAGGCTAATGGTGGGGACGGTGACACATCCGGTAGATCACCGGTGGGGAACGGTTCACCATCGGGTCGTTGGGGAAATGCAGACATGAGCAGCATTTCTCGCAGCAGCAGCGCGGCCTATCTGTATTCCTCTCACTATCGATCAGGCCCTTTTCGGTTTATCTGGATCCAGGACCCTCGGCACAACGTCTGTGTGGCCAGCTTCATGTTCTGGTTTGATACGGTGGAAATGGTGAGGGTGGCCGGGATTTATTCGGTCTATTACTCAGCCTGGGTCTTCCCTATCTACATACTGGCTTATCTGTCTATCCTACGTGTAGTAATAACTCCCAACAGTCCTTTGCTGGCATCACTAAGTGTTCTCAGTCAAGATTTGCCTTTTCTGGTGGTACGCATATGCCTGGTGGTAATTTTTGGTTATGTTACTCCTGTGCTGTACATATTGAAAAACATCCTCGTAACTGTatcttttgtgtattttgttttgATGACTAAATTAAAGTGGCTGAACAGAGGAAGCATGTTTTGA